Genomic DNA from Parasteatoda tepidariorum isolate YZ-2023 chromosome 3, CAS_Ptep_4.0, whole genome shotgun sequence:
CCTTTTGTgctgaaaatataaaagcataaatttatagtatgcaattgataaattttattacgaaataatatttaatatagtttctTGATTAAAGTGTAActaaaaaatctgattctgCACATTTTTTCCATCCTAAGtccataaaactaaaattataattacattatattctGGTCTCGTTTGTTTAAACATGGCACCTTGGATaatcttaatcttttaaaattttctataatagatattatttaggttcgatatttattttcataattgcttGCAGCTGTTCGAATATAAATGTTGGAAGAGAAGTCATAGCAACTTCTTGTGAAATACAGAACTCTGGGTACAATGGTCCACTAAAACCCTGGGGTAGGTTGgaccattaaaaataattgcatttatgttaataatgtgcattacatttatgtttttttagaagtcaaaaagtcattaaaatttttttttaacaatgcaaaTTACACAAGGAAATATCAGGCATTTCAATACACAGCTATtggttaaaatgttttgattactTTACatcagcaataaattattttaactattatgtcttattttcttatgaaaGTATTAgtgctaaaaagaaaatattttttagtaaaattcaatAAGCAATAGTGTGCAATATGAATTATTAGCTTTATATTTGAAGAcgtgtattttattaaactttaaatattgttttttaattttaaactaaaaagaatataatgaaAGTACTGTATCACCTAACATTTATCTTTCAATGTTGTATCTGaatacatttttgttacatGATCCAATGTACCCCATGAGATGGACCAACCTACTCTAACTCGGGACacagtatttaaaatctttttaaaaatttaacattaaaaaattgttacatgtgcatttagaaaaaattacaaatcagtATAAGTAAGAggtttatcataaaaaataaacaaaaattttgtgtgtattttctgttttttgtgaaataaaaaaatttaaaactgattgaacttccaaaattaaacttcagatattgattattaaaaattagtgttagttttctatattataaaattcttttcttgatattatttttaatatattaatatagtattttattcataaatataaaaaaaaatcatgattagaGTTAATATTCGTAAAATCAAACATTGatagtttaatttatctattagtaaacattggaatatattataactaaaagtatttttaaaagtgaaacatACCTTGAGAATCTTTTATGAAGTTATTGTACTCAGAATCACAATCAATATCTTCTTCTAATGGGTTGGTTACAATTCCTATGgctaaaaatttttcatccatAGGAGTGGTTTTCAGCATACTGCCACCTCCTCCTGTTTTGTACAGCTCTACTTTATCGGCAGCTTTGTttttttgtgccattttcttcatatttttatatttattttggagttgtatttttgttctttttctaacTCCATTAATTGCATTGAATTCAGTAGTTAATTTTTCCCACACTTCttctttttactattaaagTGAGCATTTGTTATTTTGCAAGCAATTATATGCTTGTAATTGTCTATTAAATTACTCACTATCTCCGATTCGTGGTCgctgaaaacaaatttctttgataACGACATTATTACTAAGATAAAATTCGAAAACTCACGCTAATATGCGATACTCATGCTAATTTGTTTATGCAcgtgtttatattatatacaaagTCACATGGTTTTACCTTGCCCAATCAAATGCCCCGTTATATTTCCTGCAAGTGTTAAGCTCGAGTTGTGAAATCCTTTGTTGAAAACGGTTGGAGAATAAAAAGCGAGGGTTAATCCAAGAGTAACTCTTAACCGTGGATATTCCGATCCCCGAGTTGCTCTTGAATTGAACTCGGCTGTTAGTAATTCACCCATGCCTTCGGATTTACCCTCCACGTAACttgcagtttttcttttaaaatcttatgtGACTTAAAGGCTTTGGGGTTTTCTGAATGGTACACAAGCAGAGGCTTTATCTTGCAGTCGCCAATGGCATTGGCGCACAGTACGAGAGTTAGTCTATCCTTCATGTGTTTGTGCCCTGGCTTTATCTTCTCCGTTATGTAAGTCCTATTCGGCATTTTCTTCCAGAAAAACCCTGTTTCGTCACAGTTGAAGACTTGCTGGGGGATGTATCTATTGGCTTCTATCAGTTCGGAAAAAGTTTTGAGATAATTCTCAGCTGCCTTCACATCCGAACTTGCTGCCTCATGCCTGACAACGGAGTGAACGCAGGCCCTTTTGttgatttaatttactttttattatagaaaaaaccTAGATATTAAGCTTACCCTGTTACCCTCTGACTTAAGATTTTGTCGTAACCCCAACTTTTTGACTGTAGTTTTATCTAATACATAATTAGTAGTTgctatgatatttttcataatgattttatttttaaaatgtccttaaatttaagtttgtgtgtaatttttgtttcagattcTTGGAAAAAGTGTTGTGTAGAGTCTGCGATTTTCTTTGTATCTGCTGTATGATAGAAGATATTATTTGGTGATGGCTTTCATTAAACTCAGTACtgatttttatgtaacaaatcctgaagtttcaaaactattttgttcCAGGTATATATTATAAAGGGTTTTTAtatctgttttgttttctttaataccATTTTGtgctaaaaatgctttttaaaatatgcaataaaattttatcgaattgatttctcatgtttttaaattcttaaataaactctacatttatttattttatggtattttACCAATTGCTGTAACtaacaattatatttgtattcattaatttatgaaaaaatctgatttttatctagcaaacttttttttcttaatggaCAATTGCAGCATCTCTTAAATATAATGCTACAAAAAACGCacaacatttttctaaaaatcttattttaaaaatcatttcgaatactgagaaacaaaaacattataaattattagaaatgaaatGAGGCTTTAGTAATGCTACAGCTTTGGCTCGAACCACTAACGCCCGTATTCACCAACACGGATTACCTCCGGGTAATCTATGGGTAAGAGTAAAATCACGAGTTTAGTGCGAAACGTTATTCTCCAGCCGAAATTTCGCCAAACTCGCAGATTTCATCGACAGTTCTGACTCTCCTGGTAACCCTCCGTTTTCGCCGAGTTATCGGAGGGTAACCTATTCACGAGGAGcttgtaaacaaaaaagatgGAGGCTTCTATCGCTGCCTTTGAGCTTGAAGATCTTGAAACTGTTGAAAGAAGGGAAAGATATGTCCCAACTAGAAATAATGACCTAGAAGAGTTAGATGAAATagacttttttgaaagatatcgtTAACGATTGAAGAACTGATCTCCAAAATTGGCAGTAAGTTGGAATCTGATACAGATAGGAACAATGCTTTAACTCCGACGGAAAAAGTTTTAACTGCTGTAAGATTTTATGCATTTGGAAACCAGCAAATTAATTTGGGAGATACTCAAAAAATGAGCCAACCTTCAGTCAGCAGAATTATTAGCGAGGTATCCCAATGTTTAGCGGAATTGAGGCcacaatacatttatttaccTCAATCAGAAGCAGAAAGAATGGAGGTAAGTTtttcagtattattatttaattattttatattagttattttttttctgttgtcttttttatttgatacaaacataaacaatgtttacattacattaaaactatttcaccAGTAGATAATTTCTTTCACTTCTGTTTTTGACAGATTATATACACACATCTTTAccaatattattgtattttaaaaaagagtgagacataatattttaaaatattactataatgtacattgttatttttaattacaaaaactgaatataaatagaagaaagaaaatatatttgaaattacttatttataaattatgcgatatattgatagaaattttaaagcttgttGATTTATGCTATGTTTTATCACAGATATAAGAATGATGTTAAATTTAGCCAAGTAATCATGCttgttaaacttttattatattattattttactattaaacagtttaattcttatttataaggCATGGTTCAATTTTTCACCTTATTCTGGTTCCAACAAAGCTTTGGGAGTTCAACATACTTCCAATATTTTatacctaatttttattttaaaataactaaggtttttttttaataagtatgtgtccaatttaataaatttattaacaaaatttatttaggatttttttaagtacattaaaaaattactttacaaaCAGTTACTtaataaaacgtaaaaatttattgagttaATTTAAAGCATGCATATTAGGATGtggcaaaaaatattacaattatggctaaaaagtaattaaacatattaaaactttttgcgCCTTTAATTCATAAAAGTGTTTTGGTCAATCCTAAAGTACATGCTACTTGTGGCAATAACTAAAGAATTGTCTAAcctcatgaatttttttttaggtaagCCGATCATTTTATAGCAAGTTTGGATTCCCGTCTGTGTATGGGGCGTTGGACTGTACCCTAATTCCTATTTTAAAGCCTGGAGGGCCACAAGCCGAAACCTTCcgctcaagaaaaaaaatttttgcattgaacGTTCAATCATTGGCAGATTCAGATCTCTTCATTCGAAATATTGTAACAAGGTGGCCCGGAAGTACTCATGATAGTACTGTCTTCGACCATTCATATTTGCGTGCACACTTGGAGACTGAAGTACCATTCAAATACCATGTTCTGGGGGATAGTGGCTATCCATTAAGGCCATATTTGATGACACCTTTTTTGCACCCAACTGGAGCAAATCAAGTCAGGTATTAGCTTGTATGCTTAtgatatatttgttaattataatattagactaattagttaaaaaataacattttgttgctgaaattaataaatttgtgaaatcttaaattgtgtaattaagaaaattcatgAATTATTCGGTAGTCATTCGTATTAACAAAGATAATCAGCTTGAattcaataactaaaaatatttttataaaaagtttttttaatcgcaAACAGTTTCTAAAGTGCATGCAGCATCGCAGATGCAATTACTTTACCCCAATGAGGTTCTTTTTCGCAAGGGAAAAGTTTAAACTTTGAGAACCTGATTCGTGAAACGTAGTCACATTGATGATACCATATGTAGTGTTaatattctcttttaaataaatcattattctttgtgtttcatcatttataattataatcaaaacaatgtaatgataaaataatcaaaacaatgtAATGATACAAGCATATGTTTGATTGACCAGTTTAtgcatgatttaatttttctttacatgtGCAACTTAA
This window encodes:
- the LOC122270713 gene encoding putative nuclease HARBI1; the encoded protein is MEASIAAFELEDLETVERRERYVPTRNNDLEDKLESDTDRNNALTPTEKVLTAVRFYAFGNQQINLGDTQKMSQPSVSRIISEVSQCLAELRPQYIYLPQSEAERMEVSRSFYSKFGFPSVYGALDCTLIPILKPGGPQAETFRSRKKIFALNVQSLADSDLFIRNIVTRWPGSTHDSTVFDHSYLRAHLETEVPFKYHVLGDSGYPLRPYLMTPFLHPTGANQVRYNSTHARARNVVERQYGIWKRRFACLDVPFRCKLQNVQKIIVATAVLHNLALTMGDHIEEKKSVSDDDVRNNTHQLAGITKRNTIVTNFFN